In Cicer arietinum cultivar CDC Frontier isolate Library 1 chromosome 1, Cicar.CDCFrontier_v2.0, whole genome shotgun sequence, one DNA window encodes the following:
- the LOC101490108 gene encoding uncharacterized protein — translation MEPQRVSGDETTDGNLVFTFRWNAIRRVYEMYQHRRDDNQSQISEEWDLRIYSHDGNYIFRENNNNNNNQSKLFGRENITRIKIEEGAPYFEKDLICSICLDELPVGSEVIQLPVPCCHVYHEECIMRWLDMSNICPLCRRPVS, via the coding sequence ATGGAGCCACAACGTGTCTCAGGAGACGAGACAACTGATGGTAACTTAGTTTTTACTTTTCGTTGGAATGCTATCCGACGCGTTTATGAAATGTATCAACATCGGAGAGATGACAACCAATCTCAGATCAGTGAGGAGTGGGACCTGCGCATTTATTCCCACGATGGAAACTACATTTTCCgcgaaaacaacaacaacaacaacaatcagAGCAAGTTATTTGGAAGAGAAAATATCACAAGAATTAAGATTGAAGAAGGAGCGCCATATTTTGAGAAAGACTTGATATGTTCCATATGTCTTGACGAGCTTCCAGTTGGATCAGAAGTGATTCAATTGCCTGTCCCCTGTTGTCATGTTTATCATGAAGAGTGCATTATGAGGTGGTTGGATATGTCTAACATTTGCCCCTTGTGTCGTAGGCCAGTCTCGTAA